The following is a genomic window from Bactrocera tryoni isolate S06 chromosome 2, CSIRO_BtryS06_freeze2, whole genome shotgun sequence.
tttattcattttagtcACAAAGAAACACtgctatgagtaaaacacgcttaTCATTTTAATtcagataactcacatattggccgatatatccggtataaagtcactagaaaattcaaaaattttatattatgtatagcCCACTATTACTATCACCCAACTATCAGGGgctagttattgatttattgtgcCGTTATATGGGGTGTgtgcggggttatcttccgattctACCAGTTTTCACACTGTCCATAGGTGTTTCCACAATATTCGAGCtaaacaaattgttgttgtaactttagTGGTTTAatagatatgcacattaaacttattagagggcggggccacggccactttttcaaagttttttactCGCAAGTGCCCCTTGTTATTGCAAtaccctgtgccaaattacagttttatatcttaaattagtgcttagttatggctctttataagttttcggttaatggtgttttgtgggCATGGGAGTAGTCCGATTGCACCCatctcgtaatttttttgtaccaagGAACTTgcgtaccaaatttcattaagatatctcaacttttacacaagttacagcttgcacggacggacggacagacagacagtcacccggatttcaactttttcttATCATCctaatcatatatgtatatatatatatacatatatccctaTATCGCCCTTGATAAGTTTTAGGTAATACttacaaccattaggtgaacaaaactataatactctgcagcaacaggttgtaagagtataaaaatagattaCTACTCCTTTTGGCGGTTTTCGGTTAGGCAAAcgtatttttcataataaaagtAGCATCAATCGacctatctacatacatatgtaagcatatcCTCTatgtgattaaaaatttttattagtataAGTAAAGCTAGCATTCGAATTTTGGGACTCAATATTGCTTTTCCTGCATTTTACATCATGCTCAAACAAATGTacccacacatatgtatatattgatatgTGTGTGCTATGTAAATATTctatttttccaacttcttttTCGATATCAGACAATAAACTGGTTACGATACTTAATGACATATGTGGAGAGTTCAAATCTGGTCACCTAACCGCTGTGCTGGGGCCATCTGGTGCGGGGAAAACTTCCATTCTCAATGTGCTATCTGGCTTCAAgtataacaataattttatactatatattatacttaaTATATACGTAAAGTGATAAAATATTTGCAGAGCAAGTGGTGTGTCTGGCAAAATCACCTTCAATGGAGAAGAACGAAATAACTTGGCATATCGCAAGGTATCATGCTACATTCCACAAGATTTTGCCTTGCTCGATTTATTAACGGTGCAGGAGACCATGAGCGATTCGATGGATCTTAAATTGCCTTCAGAAACAAAGTccgaagaaaaagaaaaaattgtgagGGTTCACGATTTTCAAATACCACACAACAGTGTCTCACTAATAGTGTGCCTTACGTGTTTCAAATAGGTCAACGACATTATTCGGATCCTAAATATGGAGAAGTGCCGACACAGATTAGTGCGTAATCTTTCCGGTGGTGAGAGGAAACGGCTATCTATTGCTATAGAATTGGTCACCAATCCTccaattatgttttttgatgAGCCAACTAGTGGATTGGATAGTGTCTCCAGTTTGCAGATAATCAACTATTTGAAACAATTAGCGCTTGATGGCCGGATAATTGTGTGTGTAATTCATCAGCCAAGTTCGAAACTTATGAAACTATTTGATGATGTTATAGTTATGTCGCGAGGAAATTTGGTGTATTCAGGACCAAAAGCGGATATGATTCCCACTTTTGAGGAAGCGGGCTTTGCATTTCCCGAATATTACAACCCAGCCGATTTCGGTGAGTTTGAGAGCCTACCCCTTAAGTTTATACAAGATAACGGGTGCATGTACTTAGATATCTGTTTATTTTATCCCCAGCTTTAGAGGTGAGCAGTGAAGAGCACAATGAACAAATCTTGAGTTTAATTGAAAGAAACAAGATACGTTATTGCGGAACATCCCACCATCCTACTGAAGACGAAACGAATGCAATAAACGAAAATAGTAAGTAAtacattaaaaacaagtaattcTTAGACGAATTTAGTATATATCGGTACtcgattatatacatacatatgtaaatacatgtaTGCCATCTGAATGCGttggacaataattttaatgtatttaatagCCTACAAGATTCTATGTGCACCTTCATTTTATATCATTGTAATATACTTCTAAAGCTATTTGATCGATTATTCTTCCCATTTTGACTAGTATATTTCTGTTATCATagccaaaatattaaataactcAAATAATCACATCACAATTGATGTGTCATCGCAAAGTGGCACTGAAAGCAGGCGATCAGCAAATGAACGATGCAGATTCACAACCATACGTCCCGAAGCCAAGGTAGGGGTCTACAGGCAAATGGTCATACTCACACGGAGATCTCTACGTACAATGTCAAGGAACTTGGTAGCTTATTGCACTTCAAAACTTAGAatggaattatttttttcttcttctttgaaATAGATAGCAGTACAGTTACGTGTTATAGTGCATGTTATTGTTGCAGTTCTTGTTGGGGCAGTATTTTGGGATATCGGCAATGACGGTGCCAGGActttaacaaatatttcttgtatttttttcattataatgtTTATATTCTTTGGCAACGCTATGCCTTCAATTTTGCTATGtgagtaaaatttatattattactgTGGTTTTATATGAAagataggtacatatgtacttggGAATTCACCCTACAAAGTGAACTGTAGCCGCTGTATAAATATTCGTTCGAAGTTAATACATATCTGAAATGAAGCATATTTTAGGTCCACAGGACACGCCGGTTTTTATACGTGAGTACTTAAACGGTTGGTATTCCCTTAGAGCGTATTATGCGTCAAAACTTACCTCAGATCTTCCGATGCTCTTAATTTGTCCAACATTATTTACGGCGATAATTTACTTTATGACAAGTCAACCGGATGATATTGTACGATTTGCTATGTGCTGGGTGGTTAGTATAATTTTGGCCATTGTAGGTCACTTTATGGGATTAGCGTTTGGGTCGATATTCGAGTTGCAGGTGAGCTATCTTTGAAAAGCTGAAAGTATAAGAATTGTTAAATAACATATGTacgtgtttttgtttgttttgtagaTGGCAATCCTATTAGTACCTGGAATATCGATTccgtttatgattttttcaggGTTTTTTATACGTATTCATGAATTGTCAGATATTTTTCGGCCATTGTGTGATATCTCCTTCTACCGTTATACCATGGAAGCATTTATTCAAGCTATATATGGGTATGGTCGTCCCGATTTACAATGTCATAGAGAATTTTGTTACTTCAAATCACCAAGTAAATTGCTAAAGGAGTTGGATATGGAAGCCGACTTGTATGGCCACGACATTTCCGTGCTTTCCATTTGGATAATATTCTTTATGGTGTTATTTTTCATTAGCTTGGTTTTACGTATTAAACGTGAGCAATAAATATAcagaattttcgttttattagattttttaacattaactaacgcaaaaatataattatggaGAAAGTTCTATATAATTATTGAACAAATACAAACGCATTTTCAtatcaaaaatgcaaattatttaacttttctATTCACAAATTgagtaaatatgaaaattcaGAGCACTCCAGAACACCGTATTTCCGTTATTCATTGGAATTATTACGTTAaactaaaacttttaaaatccccatttgtacaaatatatatttctaatactGATTGGTTATTATCAAATATGTTTAAGAGAAAGGTgttaatgataaaataaattgtgttaattaaatttgaatatcaATATTTATGTAGTGCATTCAGAAATTTTGTAATAtggaataaattaatattatttagtaGCAATTTATATAAGACATACGTAAGTACATCACACcaattatatttaacataagAACTCATGAATAATACTTAAAATACCGCAGTAATTTAATCGTTTTCAGTCACTGGCAtacttttacaaaaagaaaGTTCATATTTAACTTTGTAGTGTATACTTACAATAATTCTTTATACTAATGCGATTATATTAAAACATACTTTGTCTAGCAAAGTTTATAAATAACATGTTTTacaagaaaataattgaaaatatgtgttcCAAATGCCAAATTGTTGATTCGCCAATTGAATAACCTATTTTAATCTAtagaaattgaagaaatttcCATGGAATGTGGCTCGTCGTCATTGCTCTCTTGATCTCTGATTTGTGctgctttttcatttgactgcCCAACTCCACTCGCTGCCGCCGCGCTAGTACTCGGGCCAATATCATTTGCATTGCTTGAAACAGCCAACTCGCTTTCATTCAAACTCATATCGCCTGTGGTTGATGCCATATGCATATTTGTAATGCTTTCAGCATCGGTTGCTGCCGATTTTGTAGGCACTTTTATATCTGATTGGCAGGACAATGCGTAGTCGCTACACAGATATTCACTTAATTCCATCTCTATGTCATCATCTGATGAGGTATCCCCTGCTATGACGTTTGCATTCGCAGAATTGTTCGCTTCACTATCACTGTTTCCGGTTTTCCCACTACGTTTATTTTCAATCGTTTTAAGTAATGCTTTTGCCTCAGATTTCCGCTATAGACGATTAccgatttataaaaaaaaatataaaaagtctaaaattataatattcacATTGCAT
Proteins encoded in this region:
- the LOC120767869 gene encoding ATP-binding cassette sub-family G member 1, whose product is MPDKDDAMEIETIGSGSSANGNLLSQEKFKLHFSNVFYTAKQNNKLVTILNDICGEFKSGHLTAVLGPSGAGKTSILNVLSGFKASGVSGKITFNGEERNNLAYRKVSCYIPQDFALLDLLTVQETMSDSMDLKLPSETKSEEKEKIVNDIIRILNMEKCRHRLVRNLSGGERKRLSIAIELVTNPPIMFFDEPTSGLDSVSSLQIINYLKQLALDGRIIVCVIHQPSSKLMKLFDDVIVMSRGNLVYSGPKADMIPTFEEAGFAFPEYYNPADFALEVSSEEHNEQILSLIERNKIRYCGTSHHPTEDETNAINENTKILNNSNNHITIDVSSQSGTESRRSANERCRFTTIRPEAKVGVYRQMVILTRRSLRTMSRNLIAVQLRVIVHVIVAVLVGAVFWDIGNDGARTLTNISCIFFIIMFIFFGNAMPSILLCPQDTPVFIREYLNGWYSLRAYYASKLTSDLPMLLICPTLFTAIIYFMTSQPDDIVRFAMCWVVSIILAIVGHFMGLAFGSIFELQMAILLVPGISIPFMIFSGFFIRIHELSDIFRPLCDISFYRYTMEAFIQAIYGYGRPDLQCHREFCYFKSPSKLLKELDMEADLYGHDISVLSIWIIFFMVLFFISLVLRIKREQ